A region of Allocoleopsis franciscana PCC 7113 DNA encodes the following proteins:
- a CDS encoding two-partner secretion domain-containing protein, which produces MAKSWKGRGWWLSLAVWLTMGESITGFNNCTSAQMTPDTTLGTESSVVTPNVNIRGLPADRIDGGATRGTNLFHSFSNFNVGEGLRVYFSNPSGIENILTRVTGNNLSNILGTLGVDGGANLFLLNPNGIIFGQNAQLDIAGSFVASTANGITFDNGFVFSAKNPEAPPLLTINVPLGLQYGSNPSGATIANSGNLTVGQNLGLAADNLDLKGQLQAGGQLALYALNTLQVRDSTTKPFIAKAGGQMVVQSNQTVDIFALNHAESGFFSGGDMVLRSANTVLGDARYWSGGSFRIEGLDGTLQDLSSPNDPIIRSIGDVSFNNYIGTSLHILAGGSVTIPGIVAITAPETGTVGVDYLAEEVPLSDGTLVPINGSVRPTLDVRAGVEPGAIGIPGLTGNSDYLFYSGFINFFGFIFPISEDPVGTNVPTSADINIGGIVMLGQNAANGQILLTNQYRPNQLLPGGNIEVGAIVTTDDVSEFANQLPANLLTALNFAGLLDDFSGDGGSVILDSRSQITINGASLSNFGLNFGLINTSSGTGKAGDVTLLANEKVSLANTFILSDTSGAGTGGDITIKAPSVSFTDKTVVSSSTFGTGQGGKLTVIAPNSVDVAESNLFAATTGDGKAGDLNIVTGKLTVRDKAAIATVSLGNGDAGDLKIDTQQLMIKDGSITTSTLGGPSFGTPLGQGNGGELIINASDSVELVSTSADSLIDLTIPIPGFAFSEIQAPIGLFSSSQSSGSAGDLSITTGRLTIRGGAMASTTTSFGGQGGNLTVKASERVELIGTSNNTTVPSALISDTYRSGKGGDITIITPHLLIKEGGAVSAATGNVLGENDPNDRGQGGNVTVVSSLVELYGASSNPLLRSGLVTSTVGFGNAGDMLINADRLIVGDGAVVLTAALRDGNSGNLTVNASESVEVVGTAPDKLPSGISTGTAGSGAARDLTINTKRLTVRDGGLISAGTVASGAGGNLMVNASEWVELVGTGSDGRPSGLSAGSGITGVSSIPLLQRFGVDPSQATGDSGDLKLTTGRLIVRDKAEVSTATLGPGLGGNIHLQANSIDLSNGAQLSAATSGSGRAGTISVQGPDTIALNNSSISTSVNAGAVGEGGKIDLQTRSLSLNNGAQVSAATSGKGQAGNISVRDADTVSLTNSAISTAVNAGAVGEGGDIDIQTRSLSVRDQSRISASTSGDGKAGSITVTGNTLEAANGGQLLTSTASGQDAGNINLTLQDEVKLTGDGTGIFANTAPGSTGNGGSIFLDTTTLLLRDGAGIVVGSQGAGEGGSITAQSNSTTLDNRAFISAKTASNTGGNITLGVQDLLLLRRRSEISTTAGTALSGGDGGNITISAGFILGIPKENSDITANAFTGRGGNINITTQGIFGLQFRPRLTPLSDITASSEFGLNGSVQIITLGVDPNRGLAELPTDLVDATGLIDRRCVPGAGTEQSSSFTITGRGGLPPNPHETLGEEGLLEDLGTPVGVSTGSRKGQPRRASASSSSSPPPLVEAQGWVIAPDGTVILTAQAPTATPQHPWQTPASCQTLSPSSVAPTASPR; this is translated from the coding sequence ATGGCGAAAAGCTGGAAAGGTCGGGGCTGGTGGTTGAGTTTAGCGGTATGGTTAACGATGGGTGAATCCATAACTGGGTTCAATAATTGCACCTCAGCCCAGATGACTCCTGATACCACGCTAGGTACTGAAAGTTCAGTCGTAACACCTAACGTCAATATAAGGGGGCTTCCTGCTGATCGCATTGATGGAGGAGCAACGCGAGGTACGAACCTATTTCACAGCTTCTCAAATTTCAATGTTGGGGAGGGATTGCGAGTCTATTTTTCCAATCCATCCGGGATTGAAAACATTCTGACGCGAGTAACAGGTAATAACCTCTCCAATATTTTGGGAACTTTGGGGGTAGATGGGGGAGCAAATCTATTTTTGCTCAATCCCAATGGTATTATCTTTGGACAAAATGCCCAATTGGATATTGCAGGTTCGTTTGTGGCGAGTACAGCGAACGGTATTACATTCGATAACGGCTTTGTTTTTAGCGCCAAAAACCCAGAAGCACCCCCGTTGCTGACGATTAACGTTCCTTTGGGTTTGCAGTATGGCTCGAATCCTTCGGGTGCAACAATTGCCAACTCTGGTAATTTAACCGTAGGTCAAAATCTGGGACTGGCGGCAGACAACCTAGACTTAAAGGGTCAATTGCAAGCAGGAGGGCAGTTAGCGTTATATGCCTTAAATACATTGCAAGTTCGCGATAGTACCACGAAGCCTTTTATCGCAAAAGCTGGAGGGCAGATGGTCGTTCAGAGCAATCAAACTGTAGATATTTTTGCCCTGAATCACGCGGAAAGCGGATTTTTCTCTGGTGGGGATATGGTGTTACGTTCAGCTAACACGGTATTGGGCGATGCTCGCTACTGGAGTGGGGGCAGTTTTCGGATTGAAGGGTTAGATGGCACTCTCCAAGATTTATCAAGTCCTAATGACCCAATTATTCGCTCGATTGGGGATGTCAGCTTTAACAACTATATCGGTACCTCACTACACATTTTGGCAGGCGGTAGCGTGACGATTCCTGGCATCGTAGCGATTACAGCACCAGAAACAGGTACCGTTGGGGTTGACTATCTTGCGGAGGAGGTTCCTTTATCGGATGGAACGCTCGTACCCATTAATGGCAGTGTGAGACCAACGTTGGATGTGCGTGCTGGAGTAGAACCGGGTGCAATTGGTATCCCTGGACTCACAGGAAACAGCGACTATTTATTTTACTCAGGCTTTATCAATTTTTTTGGCTTTATTTTCCCGATCTCAGAAGATCCCGTAGGTACGAATGTACCGACCAGTGCAGACATCAACATTGGTGGGATTGTCATGTTGGGACAGAATGCGGCAAATGGACAAATTTTGTTAACAAACCAGTACAGACCCAATCAGTTATTGCCAGGAGGGAATATTGAAGTTGGAGCAATTGTAACGACAGATGATGTTTCTGAATTTGCGAATCAACTGCCTGCGAACCTCCTTACTGCTCTTAATTTTGCTGGTCTTTTAGATGACTTTTCTGGGGATGGCGGAAGCGTAATTCTCGACTCCAGGAGCCAAATTACAATAAATGGCGCCAGTCTTAGCAACTTTGGCTTAAACTTCGGTCTGATTAACACCTCTTCTGGCACAGGCAAGGCTGGAGATGTTACTCTCCTAGCCAATGAGAAAGTCTCCCTCGCTAATACTTTTATTCTGAGCGATACGTCGGGTGCAGGCACAGGGGGTGATATTACGATTAAAGCACCGTCAGTTTCCTTCACCGATAAGACAGTGGTATCTTCCTCTACATTTGGCACAGGGCAAGGAGGAAAATTGACCGTGATTGCTCCAAACTCTGTGGACGTAGCGGAGAGTAATTTGTTTGCAGCAACCACAGGGGATGGAAAGGCTGGAGACTTAAATATCGTAACTGGGAAGTTGACTGTTCGAGATAAAGCCGCCATTGCTACTGTTTCCCTCGGCAATGGTGATGCAGGAGACTTAAAAATTGATACCCAACAATTAATGATCAAAGATGGATCAATCACAACCAGCACTCTGGGCGGTCCAAGTTTTGGCACACCACTAGGTCAGGGTAATGGTGGGGAATTAATCATCAACGCCTCGGATTCCGTGGAGTTGGTGAGTACTTCCGCCGATAGCCTGATTGACCTGACTATTCCTATCCCAGGTTTTGCATTTTCAGAAATTCAGGCACCCATCGGGTTGTTCTCCTCTTCCCAATCTTCAGGAAGTGCTGGCGACTTGAGCATTACCACTGGACGGTTGACGATTCGGGGTGGGGCAATGGCGTCAACGACCACCTCCTTCGGGGGTCAAGGCGGAAATTTAACAGTCAAGGCCTCTGAGCGAGTCGAGCTGATTGGCACGTCAAACAATACAACAGTTCCCAGTGCCTTGATTTCTGATACGTACCGCTCTGGCAAAGGTGGAGATATTACGATTATCACACCTCATTTGCTGATCAAAGAGGGAGGGGCTGTATCCGCCGCAACAGGTAACGTATTGGGAGAAAATGACCCCAATGACAGGGGTCAGGGAGGAAATGTAACCGTAGTCTCAAGCTTGGTCGAACTTTATGGTGCTTCATCCAATCCATTATTGCGGAGTGGTTTAGTCACTAGCACCGTCGGCTTTGGTAATGCTGGAGATATGCTGATTAACGCAGATCGGTTAATTGTTGGCGATGGTGCTGTTGTCTTGACGGCTGCTCTCCGGGATGGAAATAGTGGCAACTTAACCGTGAATGCCTCTGAGTCGGTAGAAGTGGTGGGAACTGCACCGGATAAATTACCCAGTGGTATATCGACTGGTACAGCCGGATCGGGAGCCGCTAGAGACTTGACGATTAATACTAAGCGGTTAACCGTCCGAGATGGGGGGCTGATTTCAGCCGGAACCGTTGCCTCAGGTGCGGGGGGCAATCTGATGGTGAATGCCTCTGAATGGGTGGAACTGGTGGGAACAGGAAGCGATGGACGCCCTAGCGGCTTATCCGCAGGGTCGGGAATCACAGGTGTTTCATCCATTCCTTTATTGCAGCGTTTTGGGGTAGACCCATCCCAAGCCACAGGTGACAGTGGAGATTTGAAGCTAACCACTGGACGCTTAATTGTTCGTGACAAGGCCGAGGTTTCGACGGCTACCTTAGGGCCGGGACTGGGAGGAAATATTCACCTACAAGCCAATTCCATCGATTTGAGCAATGGTGCTCAATTATCGGCTGCAACCTCTGGTTCTGGAAGAGCAGGGACGATCAGTGTGCAAGGGCCTGACACGATTGCCCTTAACAATAGCTCCATCTCTACCTCTGTGAATGCGGGTGCTGTTGGTGAGGGGGGTAAAATTGACCTCCAAACGCGATCGCTCTCTTTAAACAACGGGGCACAAGTCTCAGCTGCAACTTCTGGAAAAGGCCAAGCCGGTAATATTTCGGTGCGCGACGCTGACACTGTTTCCCTGACGAATAGTGCCATTTCCACAGCGGTGAATGCTGGTGCTGTTGGTGAAGGGGGTGATATCGATATCCAAACGCGATCGCTGTCTGTACGCGACCAATCTCGCATCAGCGCCAGTACCTCTGGAGACGGGAAGGCAGGCAGTATTACCGTAACAGGAAATACTCTTGAAGCCGCTAACGGCGGGCAACTCCTCACCTCGACAGCTAGCGGTCAAGATGCCGGAAATATCAACCTGACCCTTCAGGATGAGGTGAAGCTCACAGGAGACGGTACGGGTATATTTGCCAACACCGCCCCCGGTTCTACAGGCAACGGCGGCAGTATTTTTCTGGACACCACAACCCTCCTGTTGCGGGATGGTGCGGGTATTGTTGTGGGTAGCCAAGGTGCAGGAGAAGGCGGCAGTATCACCGCTCAATCCAACTCAACCACCCTGGATAATCGAGCCTTTATCTCAGCTAAAACGGCAAGCAATACAGGGGGCAACATAACTCTAGGAGTACAAGACTTATTATTGCTGCGTCGGCGCAGTGAAATCTCCACCACCGCAGGTACGGCACTCTCAGGGGGAGATGGCGGAAATATTACAATTAGCGCTGGCTTCATCTTGGGAATTCCCAAAGAAAATAGCGACATTACGGCAAATGCTTTTACAGGTCGAGGCGGCAATATCAACATCACCACTCAGGGTATCTTTGGACTGCAATTTCGCCCTCGCCTGACTCCCTTAAGTGATATCACCGCCAGTTCCGAGTTCGGTCTTAATGGTTCCGTGCAAATCATCACTCTAGGGGTTGACCCCAATCGAGGATTAGCGGAGTTACCTACTGATTTGGTAGATGCAACAGGACTGATTGATCGCCGTTGCGTGCCTGGTGCAGGAACGGAGCAAAGCAGCAGCTTTACCATTACAGGTCGTGGTGGGTTACCCCCCAACCCCCACGAGACACTGGGCGAAGAAGGTTTGTTAGAAGATTTAGGGACTCCAGTCGGGGTAAGTACTGGAAGTCGAAAAGGACAGCCGCGTCGTGCTTCTGCATCATCAAGTTCTTCACCTCCGCCACTGGTAGAAGCTCAAGGATGGGTGATTGCTCCAGATGGGACTGTAATCCTTACTGCACAAGCCCCCACCGCCACCCCTCAACATCCTTGGCAAACTCCCGCATCCTGTCAAACCCTCTCCCCCTCTAGTGTCGCTCCCACCGCCAGCCCCCGTTAA